In one Thioclava sp. ES.031 genomic region, the following are encoded:
- a CDS encoding RNA methyltransferase, translated as MPNTPEIPDPAQPAFILVRPQMGENIGAAARAMLNFSLRKMRLVEPRDGWPNPKAVAMASGAAGQVLDFAGVYDSVAEAVADCDYVFATTARGRELPKPIYTPEAAMEEARKRIVAGQKVGVLFGPERTGLENDDILRANAIITVPVNPEFFSLNLAQAVLLSAYEYSRHTLDSVPVDPGLAGHDPASAVEVEKLGDHFEQRLEEAGFFHPPAKAPMMKRNLRNMWTRFAMTRSEVQTLHGALRQILRPRD; from the coding sequence ATGCCCAATACGCCCGAAATTCCCGATCCCGCCCAGCCCGCCTTCATCCTCGTGCGTCCGCAGATGGGCGAGAATATCGGGGCGGCGGCGCGCGCGATGCTGAACTTCTCGCTGCGCAAGATGCGGTTGGTGGAACCGCGCGACGGCTGGCCCAACCCCAAAGCGGTGGCGATGGCCTCGGGGGCGGCCGGTCAGGTGCTCGATTTCGCGGGTGTCTATGACAGCGTGGCCGAGGCGGTGGCTGATTGCGACTACGTCTTCGCCACCACCGCGCGGGGCCGTGAATTGCCCAAACCGATCTACACGCCCGAGGCGGCGATGGAGGAAGCGCGCAAACGCATCGTCGCGGGCCAGAAGGTCGGCGTGCTTTTCGGACCCGAGCGCACCGGGCTGGAGAATGACGACATCCTGCGCGCTAACGCGATCATCACCGTGCCGGTGAACCCGGAGTTCTTCTCGCTCAACCTCGCGCAGGCGGTGCTGCTGTCGGCCTATGAATATTCGCGCCACACGCTCGACTCGGTTCCGGTCGATCCCGGTCTTGCGGGCCATGATCCGGCGAGTGCGGTCGAGGTCGAGAAGCTGGGCGATCACTTCGAGCAGCGGCTCGAGGAGGCGGGCTTCTTCCACCCGCCCGCGAAGGCGCCGATGATGAAGCGCAACCTGCGCAACATGTGGACGCGTTTCGCGATGACGCGCTCGGAGGTGCAGACGCTGCACGGCGCTCTGCGACAAATTCTCCGCCCGCGCGACTGA
- the alr gene encoding alanine racemase gives MAQANLHIDLDAVVSNWRALDAQSGAATRTAAVVKADSYGLGAGRVAPALYQAGARDFFVALAEEGARLRPHLGEDARIFILGGHMAGDAGFLRDARLIPMLNSAEQAQRHLQAIPESPVGVQLDTGMNRLGMEAAEWQATAPQLMERGIELVMSHLACSDEPDHEMNAKQLAEFKRMTDGMGLSRSLAATGGILLGPDYHFDVTRPGIGLYGGRPFEEARHVATLSLPVIQTRLVQPGETVGYGNTWTAERETKIATLSAGYADGIHRVLSNITALYAGDTACPLRGRVSMDLLTVDVTDLDTVPDTLDLLGPHQGVDTLADLAGTIGYEILTSLGPRYARNYAEPTA, from the coding sequence ATGGCACAGGCAAATCTTCATATCGACCTCGACGCAGTGGTCAGCAATTGGCGCGCTCTCGATGCGCAATCGGGCGCGGCGACGCGCACGGCGGCGGTTGTGAAAGCCGACAGCTACGGCTTGGGCGCAGGGCGCGTGGCCCCGGCTTTGTATCAGGCGGGGGCGCGGGACTTCTTCGTCGCGCTGGCCGAGGAAGGCGCAAGGCTGCGCCCGCATCTGGGCGAGGACGCGCGGATCTTCATCCTCGGCGGTCATATGGCGGGCGATGCGGGTTTCCTGCGCGACGCGCGTCTGATCCCGATGCTCAACTCCGCCGAACAGGCGCAGCGGCATCTGCAGGCGATCCCCGAAAGCCCCGTGGGCGTGCAGCTCGACACCGGGATGAACCGGCTCGGGATGGAGGCAGCCGAGTGGCAGGCCACCGCCCCGCAGCTGATGGAGCGCGGGATCGAGCTGGTGATGAGCCACCTCGCCTGTTCCGACGAGCCGGACCACGAGATGAACGCCAAGCAGCTGGCCGAGTTCAAACGGATGACCGACGGCATGGGGCTGAGCCGCTCGCTCGCGGCGACGGGCGGCATCCTGCTGGGCCCGGATTATCATTTCGACGTGACGCGGCCCGGCATTGGGCTCTATGGCGGACGCCCCTTCGAGGAGGCGCGCCACGTCGCGACCCTTTCGCTGCCGGTGATTCAGACCCGCCTGGTCCAGCCCGGCGAGACCGTGGGCTACGGCAACACCTGGACCGCCGAGCGCGAGACCAAGATCGCGACGCTCTCGGCGGGCTATGCCGACGGGATCCACCGCGTGCTGTCGAACATCACCGCGCTTTACGCAGGCGACACGGCATGTCCGCTGCGGGGCCGCGTCTCGATGGACCTGCTGACCGTCGATGTGACCGATCTCGATACGGTGCCCGACACGCTCGATCTGCTTGGCCCGCATCAGGGCGTCGATACGCTGGCCGATCTGGCAGGCACGATCGGCTATGAGATCCTGACCTCGCTCGGCCCCCGCTACGCCCGGAATTACGCGGAGCCCACCGCATGA
- a CDS encoding ABC transporter permease encodes MNAAALSRPLAALGRATLALMAATGRLSLFVGETLSHLLRPPFYLREFWLACLNIGWLSLPVVGMTALFTGAALALQIYAGGARFSAEQVVPSITAIGMVRELGPVLGGLMVAARVASSIAAEIGTMKVTEQIDALTTLSTNPMKYLTVPRVLAATLCVPMLVGVGDVIGIMGGWMVGVNRLGFNSATYLKNTWDFLEFWDVGSGLVKGAAFGFIVATMGCYHGMNSGRGAQGVGRATKSAVVAASVAILAANYVLTEAFFSA; translated from the coding sequence ATGAATGCAGCGGCGCTCAGCCGACCGCTGGCCGCGCTGGGGCGGGCCACGCTCGCGCTGATGGCGGCGACGGGGCGGCTGTCGCTCTTTGTGGGCGAGACGCTGAGCCACCTGCTCCGCCCGCCGTTCTACCTGCGCGAATTCTGGCTTGCCTGCCTCAATATCGGCTGGCTGTCGCTGCCGGTCGTGGGAATGACCGCGCTGTTCACCGGCGCCGCGCTCGCGCTGCAGATCTACGCGGGGGGCGCGCGCTTCTCGGCCGAACAGGTCGTGCCCTCGATCACCGCGATCGGCATGGTCCGCGAGCTGGGCCCGGTCCTGGGCGGTTTGATGGTGGCCGCGCGGGTGGCCTCAAGCATCGCCGCCGAGATCGGCACGATGAAAGTGACCGAGCAGATCGACGCGCTCACCACGCTTTCGACCAACCCGATGAAATATCTCACCGTGCCGCGCGTGCTGGCCGCGACGCTTTGCGTGCCGATGCTCGTCGGCGTGGGCGACGTGATCGGGATCATGGGCGGCTGGATGGTCGGCGTGAACCGCCTCGGCTTCAACTCGGCCACCTATCTCAAGAACACATGGGATTTCCTTGAGTTCTGGGACGTGGGATCGGGCCTCGTGAAGGGCGCGGCCTTCGGCTTCATCGTCGCCACGATGGGCTGCTATCACGGGATGAATTCGGGCCGCGGCGCGCAAGGCGTGGGCCGGGCCACGAAGTCGGCAGTGGTCGCCGCCTCGGTCGCGATCCTCGCCGCGAATTACGTGCTGACGGAGGCCTTCTTCTCGGCATGA
- a CDS encoding ABC transporter ATP-binding protein, translated as MITLDAITRSFGSKHVLRGVDLVVPTGQSTVIIGGSGTGKSVLLKCILGLIEPDGGKITLDGVDVHEGERDAFLARFGMLFQGGALFDSFSVWENVAFRLLRGALKRPKAEAREIAIEKLRRVGLSPDVADLYPAELSGGMQKRVGLARAIAAEPEIIFFDEPTTGLDPIMAGVINELIREIVTEMGATAMTITHDMTSVRAIADRVAMLHAGKIRWEGPIAEMDATSDPYVQQFIHGRAEGPIETLR; from the coding sequence ATGATCACCCTCGACGCCATAACCCGCAGTTTCGGATCGAAACACGTCCTGCGCGGCGTCGATCTGGTGGTGCCGACGGGGCAATCCACCGTCATCATCGGCGGCTCGGGCACCGGCAAATCGGTGCTTCTGAAATGCATCCTCGGGCTGATCGAGCCCGACGGCGGCAAGATTACCCTCGACGGGGTCGATGTGCATGAGGGAGAGCGCGACGCGTTCCTCGCCCGCTTCGGGATGCTGTTTCAGGGCGGTGCGCTGTTCGACAGCTTCTCGGTCTGGGAAAACGTGGCCTTCCGCCTGCTGCGCGGCGCACTGAAGCGGCCCAAGGCGGAGGCGCGCGAGATCGCGATTGAGAAGCTGCGCCGCGTGGGGCTGTCGCCCGATGTGGCGGACCTGTATCCGGCGGAACTGTCGGGCGGGATGCAAAAGCGCGTGGGGCTTGCCCGCGCCATTGCCGCAGAGCCCGAGATCATCTTCTTCGACGAGCCCACGACCGGGCTCGACCCGATCATGGCGGGCGTCATCAACGAGCTGATCCGCGAAATCGTGACCGAGATGGGCGCGACCGCGATGACGATCACCCATGACATGACCTCGGTCCGGGCGATTGCCGACCGCGTGGCAATGCTTCACGCGGGCAAAATTCGCTGGGAAGGCCCGATCGCGGAAATGGATGCGACTTCCGACCCTTACGTCCAACAGTTCATTCACGGACGCGCCGAAGGGCCGATCGAAACGCTGCGCTGA
- a CDS encoding paraquat-inducible protein A, translating to MLKFANLALLLLFPLAWAAPLLRAGLLPFFGLEEISVLSGLQTLWRTDVFLALLVSFLALFAPYLKVIGIALIQFDLASPKLTPALNILGKLAMADIFLIAIYIVVAKGVGVGRLETAWGLYLFTGCVAASFAISHLEMKKAPRG from the coding sequence ATGCTGAAATTCGCCAATCTGGCGCTCTTGCTGCTCTTCCCCCTCGCCTGGGCCGCGCCGCTTCTGCGCGCGGGGCTTCTGCCCTTCTTCGGGCTGGAGGAAATCTCGGTACTCAGCGGATTGCAGACGTTGTGGCGGACGGATGTGTTCCTCGCCCTGCTCGTCAGCTTCCTCGCCCTGTTTGCCCCCTATCTGAAGGTGATCGGGATCGCGCTGATTCAGTTCGATCTCGCTTCGCCGAAACTGACACCCGCGCTCAATATCCTCGGCAAACTCGCGATGGCCGATATCTTCCTGATCGCGATCTATATCGTGGTGGCGAAGGGCGTGGGCGTCGGACGCCTTGAGACGGCCTGGGGACTTTACCTGTTTACCGGATGCGTCGCGGCCTCCTTCGCGATCTCGCATCTGGAAATGAAAAAGGCGCCGCGAGGGTGA
- a CDS encoding DUF1150 family protein, protein MNTEYDFGDNAEHPIVYVREVAVVDLPEEIRAELDDVDHLYAVHDSDGERLALVKDRKLAFSLARQNDLDPVSVH, encoded by the coding sequence ATGAATACGGAATATGATTTCGGCGACAATGCCGAGCATCCCATCGTCTATGTCCGCGAAGTCGCGGTCGTCGATCTGCCCGAGGAAATCCGGGCCGAGCTGGACGATGTCGATCACCTCTACGCGGTGCATGACAGCGATGGCGAACGGCTCGCGCTGGTGAAGGACCGCAAGCTGGCCTTCTCGCTCGCACGGCAGAACGATCTGGACCCGGTCTCGGTCCATTGA
- a CDS encoding Hsp20 family protein codes for MTKLSFGAHPYLLGFDQLERLVERTAKGSDAYPPYNIEQRGEDAFRITLAVAGFREEDLAITLEDRALVIRGRQSEEDSERLFLHRGIAARAFQRSFVLAEGVEVAAATIENGLLHVDLNRAPPETIVQTIPIERK; via the coding sequence ATGACGAAACTGAGTTTTGGCGCACATCCCTACCTGCTGGGCTTCGACCAGCTGGAACGGCTGGTGGAACGCACCGCCAAGGGATCGGATGCCTATCCGCCGTATAACATCGAACAACGCGGCGAGGATGCGTTCCGCATCACGCTCGCAGTGGCAGGCTTCCGCGAGGAAGACCTCGCGATCACGCTCGAAGACCGGGCTTTGGTGATCCGCGGCCGTCAGAGCGAAGAGGACAGCGAACGCCTGTTCCTACATCGCGGTATCGCTGCACGGGCCTTTCAGCGCAGCTTCGTGCTCGCAGAAGGGGTCGAGGTCGCAGCCGCCACGATCGAGAACGGTCTTCTGCATGTCGATCTGAACCGGGCCCCGCCCGAGACGATTGTGCAGACCATCCCGATCGAGCGGAAATGA
- a CDS encoding YdcH family protein has translation MNAHLEMDHEEVLRVKLEVLRREHRDLDEAILALTQAVHSDQLRLVRLKKQKLALKDEIARIEDQLTPDIIA, from the coding sequence ATGAACGCCCATCTCGAGATGGATCATGAAGAAGTGCTGCGGGTGAAACTGGAAGTGCTGCGCCGCGAACACCGCGATCTGGACGAGGCGATCCTGGCGCTCACGCAGGCGGTGCATTCCGATCAGCTGCGCCTTGTGCGTCTGAAAAAGCAAAAGCTGGCCCTGAAAGACGAGATCGCGCGGATCGAAGACCAGCTCACCCCCGACATCATCGCCTGA
- the purE gene encoding 5-(carboxyamino)imidazole ribonucleotide mutase: protein MSVKVGIIMGSQSDWSTMKEAAEILDELGVEYEAKIVSAHRTPDRLWSYGKTAVERGLHVIIAGAGGAAHLPGMMASKTRVPVIGVPVQTRALSGVDSLYSIVQMPKGFPVATMAIGAAGAANAGLMAAGILAVSDAELAKRLDDWREKLSASIKEEPEDE, encoded by the coding sequence ATGAGCGTGAAAGTGGGAATCATCATGGGCAGCCAGTCCGACTGGTCCACGATGAAAGAGGCGGCGGAAATTCTCGACGAACTCGGTGTGGAATACGAGGCGAAGATCGTCTCGGCGCATCGCACTCCCGACAGGCTCTGGTCCTATGGCAAGACGGCTGTGGAGCGTGGGCTGCACGTCATCATCGCAGGCGCTGGCGGTGCCGCGCACCTGCCCGGCATGATGGCCTCGAAGACGCGCGTGCCGGTGATCGGCGTGCCGGTGCAGACCCGGGCGCTCTCGGGCGTCGACAGCCTCTATTCCATCGTGCAGATGCCCAAGGGCTTCCCGGTCGCGACCATGGCGATCGGCGCGGCTGGGGCCGCCAATGCCGGTCTTATGGCGGCGGGGATCTTGGCCGTGTCCGATGCGGAACTGGCGAAGCGGCTCGATGACTGGCGTGAGAAGCTCTCGGCCTCGATCAAGGAGGAGCCGGAAGATGAGTGA
- a CDS encoding 5-(carboxyamino)imidazole ribonucleotide synthase has product MSEPLPYGSVIGILGGGQLGRMLSVAASRLGYKTHIFEPGANPPAGDVAHAVTTAPYEDEAALRAFAEAVDVITYEFENVPTSALDLLESLKPIRPNRKALAVSQDRLVEKAFLNDLGLATAPFAAVDDIEDLQEAIAEIGCPAILKTRRFGYDGKGQVVINAPEEAAAALEDMKGAPAILEGFVEFFKEISVIGARAEDGAISCYDPGQNKHEGGILRTTLVPAAITDNQRTDAVLLAAKILNKLDYVGVMGVELFVTRDALIVNEIAPRVHNSGHWTQAGSAVDQFEQHIRAVTGWPLGDGSRHCDVEMENLIGDDMDRVPGLAKLARYQVHLYGKSEVKPGRKMGHVNHIL; this is encoded by the coding sequence ATGAGTGAGCCCCTGCCCTACGGATCGGTGATCGGCATCCTCGGCGGCGGTCAGCTGGGCCGAATGCTCTCGGTCGCGGCCTCGCGTCTGGGCTACAAGACCCATATCTTCGAGCCGGGCGCGAACCCGCCCGCAGGCGACGTGGCCCATGCGGTGACCACCGCGCCCTATGAGGACGAGGCCGCGCTGCGCGCCTTCGCCGAGGCCGTGGACGTCATCACCTATGAGTTCGAGAACGTGCCGACCTCGGCGCTCGATCTGCTGGAAAGCCTCAAGCCGATCCGCCCGAACCGCAAGGCGCTGGCCGTCAGTCAGGACCGTCTGGTCGAGAAAGCCTTCCTCAACGATCTGGGCCTCGCCACCGCGCCTTTCGCCGCCGTGGACGATATCGAGGACCTGCAGGAAGCAATTGCCGAGATCGGCTGCCCCGCGATCCTGAAAACCCGTCGCTTCGGCTATGACGGCAAGGGTCAGGTGGTGATCAACGCGCCCGAAGAGGCCGCCGCCGCGCTGGAGGATATGAAGGGCGCGCCCGCGATCCTCGAAGGCTTCGTGGAGTTCTTCAAGGAGATCTCCGTGATCGGCGCGCGCGCCGAGGATGGCGCGATCTCCTGCTACGATCCGGGCCAGAACAAGCATGAGGGCGGCATCCTGCGCACCACGCTGGTGCCCGCCGCGATCACCGACAACCAGCGCACCGATGCGGTTCTGCTGGCGGCCAAGATCCTGAACAAGCTCGATTATGTCGGCGTGATGGGGGTCGAGCTTTTCGTCACCCGCGACGCGCTGATCGTGAACGAGATCGCCCCGCGCGTGCATAATTCGGGCCACTGGACGCAGGCAGGCAGCGCGGTCGATCAGTTCGAGCAGCATATCCGCGCCGTGACCGGATGGCCGCTGGGCGACGGCTCGCGCCATTGCGATGTCGAGATGGAGAACCTGATCGGCGACGATATGGACCGGGTGCCGGGGCTGGCGAAGCTCGCGCGGTATCAGGTGCATCTCTACGGCAAGTCCGAGGTGAAGCCGGGCCGCAAGATGGGCCATGTGAACCACATCCTGTAA
- a CDS encoding VOC family protein, with protein sequence MATSDANVEIGHVTLVVHDLPAVGAFYESVLGLERIAGDANEARYGVDGKVLVILKADASARKSSRSEAGLFHTAFLLPERPDLGAWLTYAAEAGIRLDGASDHLVSEAVYLHDPEGNGIEIYRDRAREDWPRKDGMIAMVTDPIDLRDVMAEARGPWRGAPKGTVIGHVHLQVGALDPAEPFYAETLGADVMARYPGANFHGWGGYHHHLATNVWNSRGAKARHQPATGLVEVGLKADAEPLAAFREAYGDSVADPWGTRFTWSAK encoded by the coding sequence ATGGCGACCAGTGACGCAAATGTTGAAATCGGCCATGTGACCCTCGTGGTGCATGACCTCCCGGCGGTGGGTGCGTTCTACGAGAGCGTGCTCGGGCTGGAGCGGATCGCGGGCGACGCAAATGAGGCCCGCTACGGCGTCGATGGCAAGGTCCTCGTGATCCTCAAGGCCGACGCATCGGCGCGCAAATCGAGCCGGTCGGAAGCGGGGCTGTTTCACACCGCCTTCCTGCTGCCCGAGCGGCCCGATCTGGGCGCGTGGCTGACCTACGCCGCAGAGGCTGGCATCCGGCTCGACGGGGCGTCCGATCACCTCGTGAGCGAGGCGGTCTACCTGCACGACCCCGAGGGCAACGGTATCGAGATCTACCGTGACCGCGCCCGCGAAGACTGGCCGCGCAAGGACGGGATGATCGCGATGGTGACCGATCCGATCGACCTGCGCGACGTGATGGCAGAGGCCCGTGGCCCGTGGCGCGGTGCGCCGAAAGGCACGGTGATCGGCCACGTTCACCTTCAGGTGGGCGCGCTCGATCCGGCGGAGCCGTTCTATGCCGAGACGCTCGGCGCGGATGTGATGGCGCGCTATCCGGGGGCGAACTTCCACGGCTGGGGCGGCTATCACCACCACCTCGCCACCAATGTCTGGAACAGCCGCGGGGCCAAGGCGCGTCATCAGCCCGCGACCGGTCTGGTCGAGGTGGGGCTGAAGGCTGACGCCGAACCTCTCGCCGCCTTCCGCGAGGCCTATGGCGACAGCGTGGCCGATCCGTGGGGCACGCGCTTCACATGGTCCGCGAAGTGA
- a CDS encoding DoxX family protein, with protein MIDTKLAPYGIFVLRLLIGALFLVHGLTKLFVFTPAGTMGFFESLGLPGWLGIVTMAAEILGGIALITGIYARIVSFGLGFILLGAAFTAHWGNGFSFSNQGGGWEYPVMWAIVQFALAALGDGAYALRPTKLK; from the coding sequence ATGATCGACACCAAACTCGCCCCTTACGGCATCTTCGTTTTGCGCCTTCTGATCGGCGCGCTGTTCCTCGTCCACGGGCTGACGAAGCTGTTCGTCTTTACCCCGGCCGGCACGATGGGCTTCTTTGAATCTCTGGGCCTGCCCGGCTGGCTCGGCATCGTGACGATGGCGGCGGAAATCCTCGGCGGTATCGCCTTGATCACCGGCATCTATGCGCGGATCGTGTCCTTCGGGCTGGGGTTCATCCTGCTCGGCGCGGCCTTCACGGCGCATTGGGGCAACGGCTTCAGCTTCTCGAACCAGGGCGGCGGCTGGGAATATCCGGTGATGTGGGCCATCGTGCAATTCGCGCTCGCGGCTCTGGGTGACGGTGCCTATGCGCTGCGCCCGACCAAGCTGAAATGA
- a CDS encoding LysR family transcriptional regulator, which translates to MDITEQLRAFVATARAGSFTAGAEQLGISNRLASKYVAELEDRLGTRLLQRTTRRIGLTPAGERLLAEAPSVLDGLDDLLGAVSEQSRGFSGVLRISAPVTFGEVYLAEMLARFAAPHPDLVIDLTLSDAATDLAAEGIDLAFRIGQLRDQALRARKLGEIGMRVVASPAYLERAGRPAQIADLTDHRCIHDTNHSAIPHWRYREGGEIAALPVPAQIRVNSGRAACELALAGHGITYGPEFVLEPEIAAGRLVSLFPPETLLRIPLHAVYLDGPRLPRKLRALIDFAYEDTRSLRA; encoded by the coding sequence ATGGATATCACCGAACAACTCCGCGCCTTCGTCGCCACCGCCCGCGCGGGCTCTTTCACCGCGGGGGCAGAGCAGCTGGGCATCTCCAACCGGCTCGCCTCGAAATACGTGGCCGAGCTGGAGGACCGCCTTGGCACGCGCCTTCTGCAACGCACGACGCGGCGGATCGGGCTGACGCCTGCGGGCGAGCGTCTGCTGGCCGAGGCGCCAAGCGTGCTCGACGGGCTCGACGATCTTCTGGGCGCGGTGTCGGAACAATCGCGCGGGTTCTCGGGCGTGTTGCGGATTTCCGCGCCGGTCACCTTCGGCGAGGTCTATCTGGCGGAGATGCTCGCGCGCTTCGCCGCCCCCCACCCCGATCTGGTGATCGACCTGACGCTCTCGGATGCGGCGACCGATCTGGCCGCCGAGGGGATCGACCTCGCCTTTCGGATCGGGCAGCTGCGCGACCAGGCGCTGCGCGCGCGCAAGCTGGGCGAGATCGGGATGCGCGTCGTGGCCTCTCCCGCCTATCTCGAACGCGCGGGCCGCCCGGCCCAGATCGCCGATCTGACCGACCACCGCTGCATCCATGACACCAATCACAGTGCGATCCCGCATTGGCGCTATCGCGAGGGCGGAGAGATCGCCGCCCTGCCCGTTCCGGCGCAGATCCGCGTCAATAGCGGGCGCGCCGCCTGCGAACTGGCGCTGGCGGGGCATGGCATCACCTACGGGCCGGAATTCGTGCTGGAGCCGGAGATCGCGGCGGGGCGGCTGGTCTCGCTTTTCCCGCCCGAGACGCTGCTGCGTATTCCGCTTCATGCGGTCTATCTCGACGGGCCGCGCCTGCCGCGCAAGCTGCGCGCGCTGATCGATTTCGCCTATGAGGATACGCGCTCGCTCCGGGCCTGA